The following proteins are encoded in a genomic region of Triticum dicoccoides isolate Atlit2015 ecotype Zavitan chromosome 1B, WEW_v2.0, whole genome shotgun sequence:
- the LOC119340486 gene encoding probable protein phosphatase 2C 48, whose product MRQLSSLLQGLARSMAGKERKEEDPQGTVLRTSGTLRGEGSGTLAAVWSRRGEKGTNQDCSVVWEGFGCQEDTIFCGIFDGHGQWGHYVSKAVRDSLPPSLLCRWQEAVTLASLVDGEKKLGHCQFDLWKQSYLAAAAAVDEELRRSRRLDAVNSGSTALSVVKKGDTMVIANVGDSRAVLGTTSDDGSIAAIQLTVDFKPNLLQEKARILQCKGRVHCHEDEPGVHRVWLPDREAPGLAMSRAFGDYCVKDYGVISAPEVTQRRITARDQFVILATDGVWDVVSNGEAVQIVADTPEREKAAKRLVQCAVRAWRRKRRGYAVDDCSAICLFLHHSPPS is encoded by the exons ATGCGGCAGCTGTCGTCGCTGCTGCAGGGACTGGCCCGGTCGATGGCTGGAAAAGAGAGGAAGGAGGAGGATCCGCAGGGGACGGTGCTGCGGACGTCGGGGACGCTGCGGGGCGAGGGCTCCGGGACCTTGGCCGCCGTGTGGTCTCGCCGCGGCGAGAAGGGCACCAACCAGGACTGCTCCGTCGTCTGGGAG GGATTCGGATGCCAGGAGGACACTATCTTCTGCGGCATCTTCGACGGCCACGGCCAGTGGGGCCACTACGTCTCCAAGGCCGTCCGGGACTCGCTGCCGCCGTCGTTGCTGTGCCGCTGGCAGGAGGCCGTCACGCTGGCGTCGCTCGTCGACGGCGAGAAGAAGCTCGGCCACTGCCAGTTCGACCTCTGGAAGCAGTCCTAcctggccgccgccgctgccgtggaCGAAGAGCTCCGCCGCAGCCGCCGTCTCGACGCCGTCAACAGTGGCTCCACGGCGCTGTCCGTCGTCAAGAAGGGTGACACGATGGTGATCGCGAACGTGGGCGACTCGCGAGCCGTTCTTGGCACCACGTCGGACGACGGCAGCATCGCCGCCATCCAGCTCACCGTCGACTTCAAACCCAACCTGCTTC AGGAGAAGGCGCGCATCTTGCAGTGCAAGGGCCGCGTGCACTGCCACGAGGACGAGCCCGGCGTGCACCGGGTGTGGCTGCCCGACCGGGAGGCGCCGGGGCTCGCCATGTCGCGTGCGTTCGGCGACTACTGCGTCAAGGACTACGGCGTGATCTCGGCGCCGGAGGTGACGCAGAGGAGGATCACCGCCCGGGACCAGTTCGTCATCCTGGCCACCGACGGG GTTTGGGACGTGGTCTCCAACGGCGAGGCGGTGCAGATCGTGGCTGACACGCCGGAGAGGGAGAAGGCGGCGAAGCGTCTGGTCCAGTGCGCCGTCCGCGCCTGGAGGCGCAAGCGGCGGGGCTACGCCGTCGACGACTGCTCGGCGATCTGCCTCTTCCTCCACCACTCGCCGCCATCGTAG